Below is a genomic region from Lawsonia intracellularis PHE/MN1-00.
TCTGTTTTTTGTACCCAATGTATAAAACCATCTTCTAATGAAAGGGAGTTACCTCCAGAAATACTCACTTCTACAGAAGTCAAAAGCTTTGATATTCTTTGAACATAATTATTCCATGATATTTGCATATACTTCCTAATTAAATCTATTACACATGTTCATCTTTTCTTTTTAAAGAATCCTCAAGTTCTTGAATACGCAATTTTAAAAAAGTAACTTCTTGCATAAGAAGCTTTTTATGTCTCCAACCATGGGAAACACTTACAGAAAGCTGAAGACAAATAAGCATAAATAAAAAAAGAGTAAACATTATTAAAGTAACTGTTGGGGAGGGAAAAGAAATATGTATCCATAACCATTCCGCAATATTATAAAGAAAAGGAATACAAAAAATACTTATTGTTATACAGAACCATAATAATGCGTAACGTTCACGTAACATACCATTTTTAATTAACGAAAATAACGTAAAGAAAAATATAATTCCTAAAAGGAAAACAATAGTTATATGTAATAGTGGCATAATAACTTCTTTTTATTATATAACTATATATGGCTATAGTATAGGAAAGTATATTTATATATTTTTGCTATACTTATTATTTATTAATATACTGCTTTGTCGTCTTACTAGTTCAGTAATGATAACATCATATCTAGAAAACTTTGCATGAATTAATAATAGTAATAAAAAATTTATTATAACAAAAAAGTATAATAATAAGTCTGTACCACGTCCAATACCAACAGCTTTAGCAACAACAGT
It encodes:
- a CDS encoding DUF2304 domain-containing protein; this translates as MPLLHITIVFLLGIIFFFTLFSLIKNGMLRERYALLWFCITISIFCIPFLYNIAEWLWIHISFPSPTVTLIMFTLFLFMLICLQLSVSVSHGWRHKKLLMQEVTFLKLRIQELEDSLKRKDEHV
- a CDS encoding DUF2304 family protein, with amino-acid sequence MIMSFILFICMFFVFLCSIAIRKNYTSLLSYFMMILSLLGMFFVVEPEVTTVVAKAVGIGRGTDLLLYFFVIINFLLLLLIHAKFSRYDVIITELVRRQSSILINNKYSKNI